The following nucleotide sequence is from Paenibacillus odorifer.
GGAGGGAATTGGCAGGGAACAACACGAGCAACGTGAGCGGGAGATGCTTGAGAATCAATATGAAGAGCTGCGTTGGGCGAACCGAAAGCGTTAGTTCAACGTTCGATTACCCAACAGCAGCTATATAGTGAATATTAATAAGAAGGATTAGGAACTTACGGATGCGGAGAGTTCTGATTTCAATGCTTCATATTGACTACGCAGGCGTTGAAGTTTCGAGATACTTTGCTCCAAGCCGCCGAGCCGGTTGCGTTCCGTCCACAAGAGACGATATTGGTGAAGGAGTACATCAAGGTCATTGATTTGCTTCGTAATCAGCGCAGGATCAAGCGAATCTGGTGCTGATGTCAACTGTAGCTTGATTCTGCCCAGCTGCACAGCATGCTTCACAAAATGGATGCCATTACTCAGTTCTTTCAGCACAAGAGCAGCATCTTCACATTGAAGATCTAACCCCGATAGCCGCGCCTCAATGGAGAGCAGATATTCTTCGAGATGATTGAAGTGTTCCTCAGTAAGCTTCTCTATGATTAGGAAATTGTCCAGATGGGTACGCAGCAGCAGGGACATTTCTGCATCATTTGAACGGTTGATACTGGATTCAAGCTGATAGTAATTGCCGAGATCCAGGAGCAGCTGGCCAATTCCCTCAGAACGATCTGCAAAAATAAATCTATTTAAATACTGTGCAGTATCTGCTTCCAGATTATGATCTACACTCCAGGATAGGGCTGCGCCGTAGGCGAAGCCGGCATAGCTGACCGGCAGATGCTGCCAGTGTCCAAAATCTCCCCAATCCGTAATGAGATAACCAATAGCGCCGTTGTTTTTGCCATGAATAGCTGCACTGCGCAGATTGGCTAACATATTGTCTGTGCGTCCTGTAATGGAGTTCCATGAGCTGGTGCCTGGGCAGACATAAAAAGGAATACCTGCTTCACGGAATTTGAGCGTATCGGACTCGAAGGGATGCTCAGCGCTATAACCCCATTCCATAGCAATAATATCCTTAGGAAGCTGAGGAATCAGTTCGGGATGCTGGATAATAATATCGCCCCAGAATTGCATCGTTTTGCCACGTTTTGTAACCAACTCATAAATCTTTTGTAGGAATGATAAATAGAGTTGACCTTTGCCTTGAGTTTCTGCCAGAGCTTTATTTTTACCAAGACCGAGTTCATAGGTCTCATCGCAGCCTACATTAAACTGATTGGAGCTAAAGTAAGGTAGCAGATCGTCAAACATTTTGTCTAGCAGAGGTAGTACAGCAGGATCTTCGGTATCAAAAGTACCAGGGTGCATAAATAAGCCTTCTGGATAAACGTCCTGCGCATACAAATTCTTCGGAAGCATAAAGCCTTCGGGAATTTCAGCTAAAGCGTTGAATTCTGGACGAGAGAGCCAGCCCTCCATATGCCCAAAGCTGTTCTGATTGGGAACAAGCTCTATATAACGTGCTTTGCAATAGGCATCCAGAAGCAGGATTTCCTCTCCGGTAATTGGGGTTTCAAGCTCCCAGACTTGAGGGAAGGATTCATAAGCGAACGGAGCACCTTCTATATATAGCTGAAGTTCATTCATCTTCAAATCAGCCATAAGGTCAATGATCCGGTACAAGGTTTCTTGCTTCGGGATTTTATTGCGGCTGATATCTATGAGCAGGCCTCTGGCTCCAAAATCAGGTTCATCGCGAATATGCAGCTGAGGTATAGATTTGCCACTTTGTTCTATGATTTGTTTCAGGGTTGCTGCTGCGTAGAAGGCGCCTACAGGAGAGCTATAGGAGACAACGATACCCTTCTGATCGACAACAATCTCATATGCCTGTGCAGACAATAATGGCACATAGTTAAAGTTACAGACAGATACAACGGTTGGACGTAAGCCAATGGATAAAGTCAGCTGCAGATTCAATGCTTGTGCAATCACTTCCTGTAGTTTTCGTGCAGCTGGCATGGCAGATTGTTCTTCCATATTAGGAAGCACGATGCTTCCGCTTGTTGGGAAATGGAAGGAGCCTTGTGACAATGTGATTTCACGCGGATTAGGGAAAAGCAGTAGTGTAGAATGATTAAGCATAGCGTGGACACCTCTTATTCATGTAGAATATGATCATCTTCACAATAACCTTATCACTACTAAACAAGGGGAGGAATGCCTATAATGTCCAAGCACATGGATTATATGATCAGTCCATATCCAATAAGAATTATTGATCCGAAGGTTGAATCCTCCAAGCTGAAGCTCAAGAATATAAGGGTGGGACAGGCAGGTCATCTGCCAGGAAGAACGTTATTCCGTTCAGGTGTAGTTTTTGAGCACTGGGCCATTGTTTACATAGTGTCAGGTAGTGGCTCCTACATGGAGATTGGGGGAAAAGAGCAGCAGGTGCGTGAAGGCAGCTTATACTTTTTTCGCCCAGGTTACAGTTATAACTTTGGTCCACCACCGGGAGGCAGCTGGGATGAGTATTATATTAACTTTAATGGCACGCGTGTATCCGAATGGCTGGAATCGGGCCTCATAGCCGGGGGAAATGTTTTTCAAGCCCAATCTATAGTAGGTCTTACTACCTTATTTGAAGAAGTGCTGGAACGGATGGAGAGCGGAGAACCTGTGGATGCGGATCGGGCAGCATTATTGCTCGAAAGAATGCTGCTGGAGTGTTCTTTTATAATAGAAGAAAAAAGTTGGAATTCTCAGGCTGATTATATGCGTCAGATTCGGGAAGACCTGAACTTATGCATTTATGGTGAAATGGACCTAGAACAAATAGCGGCAAAACATCATGTTTCGATGTCTACACTTCGTCGTCTTGTTCGACGCAGCAGTGGATACCCGCTTCATGAATATATTCACCGTCTAAAAATGGCAGAAGCCAAAAAGTTGCTTTTTAACACCTCATTACAAATTAAGGAAATTTCTAGTATGCTTCATTATAATGATCCGTTCTATTTTTCTCGTTTATTTAAAAAATATATGGGGATCGCACCCCAGCTTTGCCGGAATAACATTTAAATCGACATCCTCCTACTAGAGTCCCAACAGTAATTGTTATAATTTGTATAATTGTTGTCGTTTTATAAGATATGTTGAAAAATATGGATTAATATTACATAAATGTGTTAGTTCTTATTAACTATAGTGGATAAAATTCCAAATTTTAGTGATAAAACCTACTGAAAAAATAATAAATTTTTTGTAACTATTTTTCAAATGGAAGCGCAAACATGGGAAATGTCAACTTGTTATTGTGATTTTTCTCATGTATGATGCTTTTATCGAGCACAGTACAATCTCGCATTTTCCAAAAAACTGGAGAATAGGGTGGTGGGATGAAAATCAAACCAACTGCAGAAGACAAACTGATTGCGTATTACAGGTATTTTTCATTGTCCCTCACATCACTCATGTATCTTCTAGATAAGACGGGACCTTCCATAATTTATAAATCACTTATTATTGCTATACTTGTTGTGTTTGCACAAACGTTCTCATTTTGTTATCGAAGGCTACGCAGCAGGCCAAAGACTCTCGTCCTGGCTGTTAGTATAGAGATGGTGGGAATTATCGCATTGACCTTGTTTACGGGTGGGTACGAAAGCTCTTTTAGGCTCTATGTGCTTAATCCTGTATTGATTGCTGCAGGCTCATTGTCCATTTATTTTGGATGGTCGTTGCTCTTAAGCTATATCAGTATTTTTGCGGTGCTCTGTTATTTTTTTATCAATTCTGCGAACAGAAATTTTTTAGAAATTGTATTTATAAATGGGAATCTGTTTCTAACACTGGTACTTACGGTTATAATAATGCAGATCGTTAATCGGATGAAGCGGCAACGTGAAGAATCGAATGCTCGCACGAAAGAGACGATGGAGCATATCAAATCCCTGTACCATATCGTGGAAACCTCAAGCCAACATGATTTCATGAATATCGGTCAAGTGATCACCGATTATGTTGTTAAGCTAACGAAGCTAGATAAGGCTTTGTTTTGGTTCGCCAAGAAAAGCGGAGAACCAGCTCCGCAGAGCAGGCAGACCGGCTGGCAGCAGGAAGAGGAACAGTTCCTATTCTCAGAACTGGGAAAACATGAGCATGAATGGAGATTGCAGCGAGAGCCTATTTTTAGAAATCTGCCGGGATTAGGCGATTTCCTGCTGATGCCTGTACGGATGAGCACCCGTTTTGTAGGGATGATTGGACTCAAGCTGGAGTCTACAGAGGGGCTGGAAGGCCGCAGATGGTATATTCAACAATTGATATTCTTATCTGAGCTAAGTGCGAATATTCTTGAAAGACATGAGCTTGGTGTGATCGAGAACCGGTTGATCATCACGAACGAACAGAACCGGATTGCGGATGAAATGCACGACAGTGTGTCGCAGAGCCTTTTTGGTATTGTGTATGCGACGCATTCGCTGAAGGAATCGTGGAAGAGAATGTCTGATCATGAGCTAGAAGAACAAATTGAGCTTATTCATGACTCTGCAACAAAGGTTGCCAAAGAACTGCGGATCACGATCTACAGTCTTAGCTCCAAGAAGAGTGGCGGTCCTACTTGGTTGGGCATGGTAAGATCACATTTGAAGAGCTTATCCAGATTAAATGATGTTGATATTGATTTAAAAATAACGGGCGATGATTTCAGTCTCCCTTATCCTTACCACAAGGCGCTTTTTCGGATTATCTCCGAAGCCACGGGTAATGCCATCAGGCATGGTGCTGCCAGTCGAGTGGATGTAGAACTGTCTCTGAAGCCGACTTGGATTCGATTATTGATTTGTGATAATGGTGTTGGTTTTGATACTGATTTGTTATGGATTGAATCTGAAGATAGTGTAAGCGGACTTGGCATGAAGAATATGCAATATTTGACCCAGTCGCTCGGTGGCGACTTTCAGTTGTCCAGTAATGAGAGCACAGGAACAAGAATTATGATTTCGATTCCTGTCGGTGTAGCTGAATTAAAGAATGCATAAACTTTAGGCGGGAGGTCGTTTCTGTGAAAATCGTCATTGTTGATGATCATCCTTTAGTTAGAAGAGGACTGGCATCTGTCATTTCGATGCAACCGAATGTGCAGTTTGCGGGTGAGGCGACGAATGGCCAAGAAGCGCTTCTTGTGATTGAGGAGACGCAGCCTGATCTCGTATTGATTGATCTTAAGCTAGCAGATGAATCGGGATTGGATGTCATCAAGACAGCGCGTGCTCGTGGTATCGTTAGTAAGTTCATTCTGTTGACGTCATCTGCAAGCAGAGAGGATTTCCTGAAGGCTGAAGAAGTACTGGTAGATGGATATGTACTGAAAGAGGCGTTGCCCGAGGAGTTACTGTTTGCTATCCAATTGGTGCACAAGGGAAGAAAGTATTATGATCCTGGTCTGATGGAAGATAAAATGCGCATGAGTGGAAGCAGCCCAACGGATGAATTAACACCCAAAGAAAAGGAAGTCCTGATCGAGCTGGGACAGGGCGCCTGCAACAGAGAAATTGCTTCACGTCTTTTCATTAGTGAATTTACGGTGAAGAAGCATGTCAGTCAGATTTTAGCTAAATTACAGGTGGCTGATCGTACTCAGGCAGCGCTTTATGCAAATGCTGTCGGATTAACCAAATATGAAATGTCTTACGAGTGAAAATTGAAATAATTCGTAAGCATAGTACATGAACACGGACAGGTTGTCCGTGTTTTTTTGTGCGTTAAAACCTAAATTTGCCCTCGATATGGCACTAAAGTATACCTAATCCCCCTCTTAAGAGGTATAACGTCTTACTCCAAAGTGAAGAGGAAAGTGATGGTATGAGCCATGTGGCGAATGGTGTGGATTGATAGAATTAAAGCAACAACTGAAACTTTCATGAATGCTTTCAGAATGTAATTTTAGCGGAAGGAGGGTTACTGTGGAAAAGACGATTCTGGATTACATTAACCTGATTAAAAAAAGGTTTTGGCTCATCATGGTGTTCGTTTTGATCTCCTGTGCTACGACTTACTATGTTAGCAAAAACTTCGTTGAACCCGTCTATTCCGCTTCCGGACAGCTGCTTGTCAACAACATTGCCAAAGCTCCCGAGAGCAACAATCTTAACGATTTGAGCTTTAGCCTGAATTTAATTGAGAGTTACAAGGAAATTATGAAATCACCGACCATCATGAAAAGCGTAATAGAAAATCACCCGGAGTTTGGTCTCACGGCCGATGAACTAAGCCAGAAGCTTGAGATTAAAACTTCAGAGAAGAGTCAGGTGATCAACCTCAATGTTCAGGATGAAAGCTACACTAAAGCTGCCGGGATCGTAAATGCGGTATCGCAGACATTCATTCGTGAATTGCCATCGCTGATGAGGGTAGACAATGTTACCTTGCTGACACCGGCCGATCCGACTGATGTTCCAGGGCCCTCGAACGGCGGGTTTGCGATGAATCTCATCATCAGCTTTGTTGTATCACTTATGGCTGCCCTAGGAATTATTTTGCTGATGGAAACACTTAACGGCACATTAAGGTCTGAAAAGGAAGCGGAATATGACCTTGGTCTTCCGGTAATTGCTTCGATCGCAACCATTCGTAAACGTGATTTAGGTAAGGCGGCAGGCAACACCAGAGTGAAGGAGGGTGCTTATGTTGCGGCTAAATAAGAGTCTGGTTACAGACGTTAATCCATCCTCGCATATCTCCGAATCGTTCCGATCACTGCGCACATATATACGTCAGCTTGGACTAGCACAGGGCGGCGGAGGAAAAGTGCTGCTCTTTACGTCAGCAGAAGCTGGAGCAGGCAAGACGACAATATTGTCGAATCTCGCGGTCTCTTTCGTCCAGGATGGCAAGAAGGTAGCGGTGGTTGACTGCAATCTGAGACATC
It contains:
- a CDS encoding sensor histidine kinase, translating into MKIKPTAEDKLIAYYRYFSLSLTSLMYLLDKTGPSIIYKSLIIAILVVFAQTFSFCYRRLRSRPKTLVLAVSIEMVGIIALTLFTGGYESSFRLYVLNPVLIAAGSLSIYFGWSLLLSYISIFAVLCYFFINSANRNFLEIVFINGNLFLTLVLTVIIMQIVNRMKRQREESNARTKETMEHIKSLYHIVETSSQHDFMNIGQVITDYVVKLTKLDKALFWFAKKSGEPAPQSRQTGWQQEEEQFLFSELGKHEHEWRLQREPIFRNLPGLGDFLLMPVRMSTRFVGMIGLKLESTEGLEGRRWYIQQLIFLSELSANILERHELGVIENRLIITNEQNRIADEMHDSVSQSLFGIVYATHSLKESWKRMSDHELEEQIELIHDSATKVAKELRITIYSLSSKKSGGPTWLGMVRSHLKSLSRLNDVDIDLKITGDDFSLPYPYHKALFRIISEATGNAIRHGAASRVDVELSLKPTWIRLLICDNGVGFDTDLLWIESEDSVSGLGMKNMQYLTQSLGGDFQLSSNESTGTRIMISIPVGVAELKNA
- a CDS encoding YveK family protein, which gives rise to MEKTILDYINLIKKRFWLIMVFVLISCATTYYVSKNFVEPVYSASGQLLVNNIAKAPESNNLNDLSFSLNLIESYKEIMKSPTIMKSVIENHPEFGLTADELSQKLEIKTSEKSQVINLNVQDESYTKAAGIVNAVSQTFIRELPSLMRVDNVTLLTPADPTDVPGPSNGGFAMNLIISFVVSLMAALGIILLMETLNGTLRSEKEAEYDLGLPVIASIATIRKRDLGKAAGNTRVKEGAYVAAK
- a CDS encoding helix-turn-helix transcriptional regulator, with amino-acid sequence MSKHMDYMISPYPIRIIDPKVESSKLKLKNIRVGQAGHLPGRTLFRSGVVFEHWAIVYIVSGSGSYMEIGGKEQQVREGSLYFFRPGYSYNFGPPPGGSWDEYYINFNGTRVSEWLESGLIAGGNVFQAQSIVGLTTLFEEVLERMESGEPVDADRAALLLERMLLECSFIIEEKSWNSQADYMRQIREDLNLCIYGEMDLEQIAAKHHVSMSTLRRLVRRSSGYPLHEYIHRLKMAEAKKLLFNTSLQIKEISSMLHYNDPFYFSRLFKKYMGIAPQLCRNNI
- a CDS encoding glycoside hydrolase family 20 zincin-like fold domain-containing protein translates to MLNHSTLLLFPNPREITLSQGSFHFPTSGSIVLPNMEEQSAMPAARKLQEVIAQALNLQLTLSIGLRPTVVSVCNFNYVPLLSAQAYEIVVDQKGIVVSYSSPVGAFYAAATLKQIIEQSGKSIPQLHIRDEPDFGARGLLIDISRNKIPKQETLYRIIDLMADLKMNELQLYIEGAPFAYESFPQVWELETPITGEEILLLDAYCKARYIELVPNQNSFGHMEGWLSRPEFNALAEIPEGFMLPKNLYAQDVYPEGLFMHPGTFDTEDPAVLPLLDKMFDDLLPYFSSNQFNVGCDETYELGLGKNKALAETQGKGQLYLSFLQKIYELVTKRGKTMQFWGDIIIQHPELIPQLPKDIIAMEWGYSAEHPFESDTLKFREAGIPFYVCPGTSSWNSITGRTDNMLANLRSAAIHGKNNGAIGYLITDWGDFGHWQHLPVSYAGFAYGAALSWSVDHNLEADTAQYLNRFIFADRSEGIGQLLLDLGNYYQLESSINRSNDAEMSLLLRTHLDNFLIIEKLTEEHFNHLEEYLLSIEARLSGLDLQCEDAALVLKELSNGIHFVKHAVQLGRIKLQLTSAPDSLDPALITKQINDLDVLLHQYRLLWTERNRLGGLEQSISKLQRLRSQYEALKSELSASVSS
- a CDS encoding response regulator, whose product is MKIVIVDDHPLVRRGLASVISMQPNVQFAGEATNGQEALLVIEETQPDLVLIDLKLADESGLDVIKTARARGIVSKFILLTSSASREDFLKAEEVLVDGYVLKEALPEELLFAIQLVHKGRKYYDPGLMEDKMRMSGSSPTDELTPKEKEVLIELGQGACNREIASRLFISEFTVKKHVSQILAKLQVADRTQAALYANAVGLTKYEMSYE